The DNA region CCTTCTCGACGGCGGCCTCGTACTCGTCCTTCGGGCCGGCCGTCTCGGCGTCGCGGACGAACCCGCCCGTCTCCAGGTCGGCGGCGCCCGCCAGCAGGTCCGCGACGCGCTCGGCCTCCGCCTCCAGTTCCTCGTAGCGGGCGGCGGCGTCGTCGCCGGGTTCGAGGATCGGCGTGAGCACGAGCGAGACGGTGCCCTCCACCTCGTCGAAGACGAGCGTGCTCGTGGTGAGGACGAACTGGGCGTCGGGGTACCGGGAGTCGGGGTGGTCCAGTCCGACCTCGTCGAGCCAGCAGTCGTAGACGGCGTCGTAGCCGAGGAAGCCGACGAGGCCGCCCTCGAAGTGCTCGCGGTCCATGTCGGGGAACCCGCGCCGCTGTACGTCGGGCATCGCGCCGCGGACGCTGTCGAGGGTGTCGCCGCCGTTGGCGTCGAAGAAGGCCTCGTAGCGGTCGTCGAACGTCTCGACGGTCGCGCCCTCGGCGTCGACGGTGACGACGCCCTTCGGGTCGTAGCCGACGAAGGAGTAGCGGGCGTGCCGGTCCTCCGTCGTCGGCGCGAACGCGCCGTCCGGGTCGCTGGAGGCGACCTTCTCGGCGCTCTCCAGCAGGAAGGTGTAGTCGGCCGCCTCGATGTCCGTGGTCCGACCCGACAGCGCGGCGTACGCGTCCAGCGGCTCCAGGTCGGTGTCCAACTCGACCGCGGCGCGGACGACGACGGGGTCGTCGCCGTCGGTGTCCGCCAGCTCGACGAACTCCGCCTTCGACGGTTCGAGTCCGAAGTCGGTTCCGGGACCGGGGTCGCTCACGCGGCCACCCCCCGCCGCGCCGCGGCGACGAACGAGCGGACGGCCTCGTGGTCCTTCTCGCCGCCGACACGGGTCCCGTCGCCGTCGACCCGTTCGACCCCCGTCGCCACGTCGACGCCGAACGGTTCGACCGTTTCGACGGCCGCGGCGACGTTCTCGGGCGTGAGCCCGCCGGCCAGGACCACGGGCACGGTCAGGTCGGCGACGACCTCGCGGGTGCGCTCCCAGTCGTGGGTCTCGCCGGTGCCGCCGCCCCCCGCGGCGTCGACCGAGTCGACCAGCAGAACGTCGGCGGGTTCGGCATACTCCCGGATGTCGTCGGCCTCCGCGTCGACCGCGACGACGAGGTCCTGTGACAGCCGACGGGAGAGCGCGCCGAGTTCGCCCGGCGAGAGCCCGCCGTGGACCTGCAGGGCGTCCGGTTCAGTGGCCTCGACCAGCCCGACCGCCTCCTCGACGGTCGTCGGCATCGTCACGAGCACGCCGGTCACGAGCGGCGGCACGCCCGCGAGCAGGTCGGCGGCGGCGTCGGCGTCGACCTCCCGGGGCGTGTCGACGGGCACGTCGCAGATGACGCCCACGGCGTCGGCGCCCGCGGCGACGACGGCTTCCCGGTCCTCCTCGCGGGTGACGCCGCAGACCTTGACTCGGGCGGCCGGACCGCCCGCTTCGGGTTCGTTCGCGTCGCTCATCGGCCCCCGTCGGCGGCGACGCGGGTACTGACTTCCCGCAGGTCGTCCAGTTTGGTCGCGGCGTCGCCCGAGTCGATGGCGTCGGCGGCCGCCTCGACGCCGGCCTCCAGCGAGTCGGCCTCGCCGGCGACGTAGACGGCGGCGCCCGCGTTCGCGAGGATGATCTCGCGCTTGGCGCCGCGCACGTCGCCCTCGACGATCCCCAGCAGGTCCTCGGCGTTCTCCTCGGGCGTCCCGCCCGCGACAGCCTCGATGTCGTGGGTCTCCAGCCCGAGGTCCTCGGGGGTGACCGTGTACTCGGTGACCTCGCCGTCCTCGACCTCCGCGACGGCGGTCTCGTCGTGGATCGTGATCTCGTCCATGCCGGAGCCGTGGACGATCAGCGCGTGGTCGACGGGCATCTCTGCGACGGCGCGGCCGATCAGCGGGACCAGGTCTGGGTCGTAGACGCCCATGACCTGCGCGTCGGCGCCGGCGGGGTTCGTGAGCGGACCGAGCACGTTGAAGATGGTCCGCATCCCCACCTCGCGGCGCGGGCCGATGACGGCCTTCATCGCCGGGTGGAAGGCGGGCGCGTGCATGTAGCCGATGCCGGCCTCCTCGATGGTCGCCTCGACGGCCTCGGGCGCGGTGTCCATGTCGAGGCCGACCTCCTCCAGCACGTCCGAGCTCCCCGACGACGAGGAGACGGAGTAGTTGCCGTGCTTGGCGACCGGGACGCCGGCGCCGGCGGCGACGATGGCGCTGGTCGTCGAGACGTTGATCGTGTCGTAGTCGTCGCCGCCGGTGCCGCAGGTGTCGACCAGCGGCGCCCGGTCGGGGTCGATCGTGCGGGCGGCCTCGCGCATCCCCTGGGCGAAGCCGGCGATCTCCGCCTCCGTCTCGCCCTTCGCGCGCAGCGCCGCCAGCAGCGCGCCGATCTGTGCCTCCGTCGCGTCCTCGAAGACGGCCGTCGCCGCCTCGCGGGCCTCCTCCAGCGTCAGGTCCTCCCCGTTCGTGACTGACTCGATGTATGCTTCCATGTGTATCACCGATGGACGGTTTAGTTCTACGATGTACGAATCAGTACATTCACTTAAGGGTGTCGGGTGGCGACGAAGAGTCGACGCGACCGGCCCGTGGTCGCTTCGGGCGCGGCGGCCCGAAGCGACCTGGAGGCCTCCGAGTCGGAGACGGCCGGCGGATTCCATTCTCAAAGTTTGTACCGCGGGGGGAGGGACTATAAGAGCGTTCGATATACCGTAGGGATATGCGACCGACCCTCAAGCGACGGATCGGTGCGGCGCTGGGCGGGCAGTTCGCCCACGCCGTCTATCAGGTGGTGGTCCTCCTGGTCGCGCCGGACCTGTGGCCGGTGCTCGGCGGACTGGGCGTTCTCGCGGCCGCGGGGGGACTCGCCTCCGCCTATCGCTCGATCGGCCGGGCGCTCGACGACCGCGAGCGCGAGCGCCGGCGCCTCCAGACGGCGCTGACCGAGGCCGAGCGCGAGCGCGACGACCTCCGCGAGCGGCTGGACGACGCGAAGGCGGACCTGGCGGACCTCCGGGCCGAGCGCGACGCCCGCCCGGCGACACCGCCGGTGGCGACGCCCGACGGCGGGATCCAGGCGGCCGACGACGGCGGGCCCGTCGACTACGACGGCAGCGTCCGGGCGGTCGAGACGGCGCTGGACGCCTTCGGCGACGGCGACCTGACCCGGCGGCTCGACGCCGGGGACGACTCGGAAGCGCTCGCCGCGCTCGCGGCGGAGTTCAACGAGATGGCCGCGACCTTCGAGCAGACGTTCGACGCCGCGGCGGGGTTCAGCGACGAGGTCGTCGGCTCCTCCGAGCAGGTGACGACGGCGACCGAGGCCGTCACCGACTCCAGCGAGACGGTCGCCCGCCGGGTCCAGGAGATCGCCGACGTGTTCCACGAGCAACACCAGCAGATCACCCAGATCTCCGACGAGATGTCCGACATGTCCGCGACCATCGAGGAGATCGCCGCCTCCTCCGACGAGGTCAAGGAGATGGCCGACAGGACCGAACGCTCGACCGTCGAGGGCATCGAAGCCGGCCGCTCGGCGCGGGACACCATGGACGAGGCCCAGGACCAGATCGAGGGCGTCGTCGAGACGGTGACCGAACTCGACGAGCGGATGGACGAGGTCGGTCAGATCGTCGACCTCATCGACGACATCGCCGAGCAGACGAACATCCTCGCGCTGAACGCCTCCATCGAGGCCGCCCACGCCTCGGCGGGCGCGAACGACAACGGCTTCGGCGTCGTCGCCGACGAGGTCAAGAGCCTCGCCGAGGAGACCAAGGACGCCACCAACGAGATCGAGGGGCTCATCGGCGAGATCCAGGACCAGACCGACGAGACCGTCGAGGAGATCACCGAGATGCAGTCGACCGTCGACGAGGGCAAGGAGACCGTCGGCGAGGGGCTGGACGCCCTGGAGTCGATCCTCGAACACGTCCAAGAGACCGCCTCGGGCGTCACCGAGATATCCGACGCCACCGACGACCAGGCCGCCTCCTCCGAGGAGGTCGCCGCCATCGCCGACGAGGCCGCCGAGACCAGCAAGGAGAACGTCGAGGAGGCCGAGCAGGTCGCCGCCATCGCCGAGGAGCAGAACCTCGCGCTCTCGGAGATGTACGTCAACGCGAAGATGCTCACGATGCGCGCCGAGCAGCTCTCGGCGCTGTTCGAGCGCTACGAGACCGAGTGATCGGCGCCGTCGCGACCCTCGCGTCCATCCTGCCGCTCGCGACGCCTTTAACTCCCGCAGCCGAGCAGTACCGACCATGTCCCACACCGACGCGGTCCGCGAGCGGCTCGACGCGTATCTCGCCGACAACGACCTTGAAGCCGTCTGGTTCGCCCGACCCCCTTCCTTCGCGTGGCTGACCGGCGGGAACAACGTCGTCGACCGCGCCGCCGATATCGGGGTCGCCGCCGCCGGCTACGACGGCGACGGCCTCACCGTCGTCACCGACAACATCGAGGCGGAGCGACTGGTCGACGAGGAACTCCCCGACGACGCGACCGTCGAGACCGTCCAGTGGTACGAGGCCGACCTCGCCGAGGCGGTCGCGGCGTTCAGCCCGACGCCGGCGGCCGCCGACTTCGACGTGCCCGGCTTCGAATCGGTCGACCCGACCGACCTCCGCCAGCCGCTGACCGACGCCGACGTCGAGCGGTTCCGGTCGCTGGGCGCCGACGCCGCCGAGGTGGTCGAAAGCGTCGTCCGCGAGGCGAGCGCCGACGACGAGGAACGGGAGGTGGGCGGCCGCCTGCGCGACCGGCTGTTCGCCCGCGGCATCGACTCCCCGGTCGTCCTCGTCGGGAGCGGCGAGCGCACCCGGGAGTACCGCCACTACACCACCCGCGACAGCGAACTCGGCGACTACGCGCTGGTCTCGGTCACCGCGGTCCGCGACGGCCTCCACGCCAGCATCACCCGCTCGGTCGCCTTCGACGCGCCCGAGTGGCTCGACGAGCGCACCGAGGCCGCGATGCGCGTCGAGGCCAGCGCCCTCGCTGCGACCCAGCGCGTCGGCCGCGAGGGCGGGGTCGCCGGCGACGTGTTCGACGCCATCGAAGAGGCCTACGCCGAGGTGGGCTACGAGGGCGAGTGGCGCAACCACCACCAGGGCGGCGCCGCGGCCTACGCCGGCCGCGAGTGGTTCGGGACGCCCGACTCGGAGGCCCCGGTCCACGTCCCGATGACCTACGCCTACAACCCGACGGTCCAGGGCGCCAAGAGCGAGGACACCCACCTCGTCACAGACGAGGGCATCGAACTGCTGACGGGCACCGGCGACTGGCCGACCGAGACGGTCGAACCGGTCGGCGACGGCCCCGAGATGGAGCGCCACGCCGTCCTCCATCGCTGAGCGGTCGCTACCTGTCTTCTCTCACCGCTGAGTCGCGCTCGCCGCCACAGTCGCGCACGCCGCTATCGCCGGTGCTGTCGCTCGCGACCGTCGCGAACGCTGAAAACGAGTCCCCGGTCCGGTACGATCCCCCTTCGGTCAGTCGTCGTCGGCGGCCGCGCCGGCCGTCGCCGACGCCTCGGCCGTCACGCGGTAGGCGGGCTTTCGCACGATCTCCGTCCGGTGGCAGCGAGCGCAGACGTACTCCGTCAGCTTCGTCGTCTCGTCGTTGTGGCTCATGCGCTCGCCGCAGTTCGGGCACTCGGGCATTATATTCCTAATACAGTGGTGCACACTATAAATAGTTACGTTCCCGCGTATCGACAGCGATACCCGCAGCTCTGAGTCAGTGAGGGCGGAGAGAACGGCGAGATCGGGGGGACGGCGAGGGAGTCAAGAACAGCGAGAAC from Halosimplex halophilum includes:
- a CDS encoding phosphoribosylanthranilate isomerase; its protein translation is MSDANEPEAGGPAARVKVCGVTREEDREAVVAAGADAVGVICDVPVDTPREVDADAAADLLAGVPPLVTGVLVTMPTTVEEAVGLVEATEPDALQVHGGLSPGELGALSRRLSQDLVVAVDAEADDIREYAEPADVLLVDSVDAAGGGGTGETHDWERTREVVADLTVPVVLAGGLTPENVAAAVETVEPFGVDVATGVERVDGDGTRVGGEKDHEAVRSFVAAARRGVAA
- the trpD gene encoding anthranilate phosphoribosyltransferase — translated: MEAYIESVTNGEDLTLEEAREAATAVFEDATEAQIGALLAALRAKGETEAEIAGFAQGMREAARTIDPDRAPLVDTCGTGGDDYDTINVSTTSAIVAAGAGVPVAKHGNYSVSSSSGSSDVLEEVGLDMDTAPEAVEATIEEAGIGYMHAPAFHPAMKAVIGPRREVGMRTIFNVLGPLTNPAGADAQVMGVYDPDLVPLIGRAVAEMPVDHALIVHGSGMDEITIHDETAVAEVEDGEVTEYTVTPEDLGLETHDIEAVAGGTPEENAEDLLGIVEGDVRGAKREIILANAGAAVYVAGEADSLEAGVEAAADAIDSGDAATKLDDLREVSTRVAADGGR
- a CDS encoding methyl-accepting chemotaxis protein, whose translation is MRPTLKRRIGAALGGQFAHAVYQVVVLLVAPDLWPVLGGLGVLAAAGGLASAYRSIGRALDDRERERRRLQTALTEAERERDDLRERLDDAKADLADLRAERDARPATPPVATPDGGIQAADDGGPVDYDGSVRAVETALDAFGDGDLTRRLDAGDDSEALAALAAEFNEMAATFEQTFDAAAGFSDEVVGSSEQVTTATEAVTDSSETVARRVQEIADVFHEQHQQITQISDEMSDMSATIEEIAASSDEVKEMADRTERSTVEGIEAGRSARDTMDEAQDQIEGVVETVTELDERMDEVGQIVDLIDDIAEQTNILALNASIEAAHASAGANDNGFGVVADEVKSLAEETKDATNEIEGLIGEIQDQTDETVEEITEMQSTVDEGKETVGEGLDALESILEHVQETASGVTEISDATDDQAASSEEVAAIADEAAETSKENVEEAEQVAAIAEEQNLALSEMYVNAKMLTMRAEQLSALFERYETE
- a CDS encoding M24 family metallopeptidase, whose protein sequence is MSHTDAVRERLDAYLADNDLEAVWFARPPSFAWLTGGNNVVDRAADIGVAAAGYDGDGLTVVTDNIEAERLVDEELPDDATVETVQWYEADLAEAVAAFSPTPAAADFDVPGFESVDPTDLRQPLTDADVERFRSLGADAAEVVESVVREASADDEEREVGGRLRDRLFARGIDSPVVLVGSGERTREYRHYTTRDSELGDYALVSVTAVRDGLHASITRSVAFDAPEWLDERTEAAMRVEASALAATQRVGREGGVAGDVFDAIEEAYAEVGYEGEWRNHHQGGAAAYAGREWFGTPDSEAPVHVPMTYAYNPTVQGAKSEDTHLVTDEGIELLTGTGDWPTETVEPVGDGPEMERHAVLHR